A single Peromyscus eremicus unplaced genomic scaffold, PerEre_H2_v1 PerEre#2#unplaced_3675, whole genome shotgun sequence DNA region contains:
- the Dhrs7c gene encoding dehydrogenase/reductase SDR family member 7C: YQEASRLWSKSAVQNKVVVITDAISGLGKECARVFHAGGARLVLCGKNWEGLESLYATLTSVADPSKTFTPKLVLLDLSDISCVQDVAKEVLDCYGCVDILINNASVKVKGPAHKISLELDKKIMDANYFGPITFTKVLLPNMISRRTGQIVLVNNIQAKFGIPFRTAYAASKHAIMGFFDCLRAEVEEYDVVVSTVSPTFIRSYRVYPEQRNWESSICKLFCRKLAYGVHPVEVAEEVMRTVRRRKQEVFMANPIPKAAVFIRTFFPEFFFAVVACGVKEKLSVPEEN, translated from the exons AGTGTGCTCGGGTGTTCCATGCAGGTGGGGCAAGACTGGTGCTGTGTGGAAAGaactgggaggggctggagagcctCTATGCTACCTTGACCAGTGTGGCTGACCCCAGCAAG ACATTCACCCCAAAGTTGGTCCTCTTGGATCTCTCAGACATCAGCTGTGTTCAAGATGTTGCCAAAGAGGTCCTGGACTGCTACGGGTGTGTGGACATCCTCATCAACAACGCCAGCGTGAAAGTGAAAGGGCCTGCCCATAAGATTTCCCTGGAGCTCGACAAAAAGATCATGGATGCCAACTACTTCGGACCCATCACCTTCACCAAAG TTCTGCTTCCCAACATGATCTCCAGGAGAACAGGCCAGATCGTGTTAGTGAACAACATCCAAGCCAAGTTTGGGATCCCCTTCCgcacagcct ATGCAGCCTCCAAGCACGCCATCATGGGTTTCTTCGACTGCCTCAGAGCTGAGGTTGAGGAGTACGATGTTGTGGTCAGCACTGTGAGCCCGACTTTCATCCGTTCCTACCGTGTTTATCCTGAGCAAAGAAACTGGGAGTCATCCATTTGTAAAT TGTTTTGCAGGAAGCTGGCCTATGGCGTGCACCCGGTGGAGGTGGCTGAGGAAGTGATGCGCACGGTGCGGAGGAGGAAGCAAGAGGTGTTCATGGCCAACCCGATCCCCAAGGCCGCCGTGTTCATCCGAACCTTCTTCCCCGAGTTCTTCTTTGCTGTGGTGGCCTGTGGGGTGAAGGAGAAGCTCAGTGTCCCAGAAGAGAATTAA